One Leopardus geoffroyi isolate Oge1 chromosome C1, O.geoffroyi_Oge1_pat1.0, whole genome shotgun sequence DNA segment encodes these proteins:
- the FTCDNL1 gene encoding LOW QUALITY PROTEIN: formiminotransferase N-terminal subdomain-containing protein (The sequence of the model RefSeq protein was modified relative to this genomic sequence to represent the inferred CDS: inserted 2 bases in 2 codons), with the protein MSSSRLGLCLAACLLNISEARRKYVVENIAKAALEKNGHRYPEVSVLNIFSFSDQDYNRSIIXIAASVNELGNSVLAASVEAFKSMNMEAQEGIHXCLGAVDLIPIYTLSRVQVDKCGAVA; encoded by the exons ATGTCTTCCTCCAGACTGGGGCTCTGTTTGGCTGCCTGTTTACTAAATATTTCAGAAGCCAGAAGGAAATACGTTGTTGAGAACATAGCAAAAGCAGCTCTTGAAAAAAATG GGCACAGGTATCCTGAAGTATCAGTGctcaatatattttcattttctgatcaAGACTACAACAGATCAATCA AAATAGCAGCTTCTGTTAATGAGTTAG GCAATTCCGTTTTGGCTGCCAGCGTGGAGGCTTTTAAGTCTATGAATATGGAGGCTCAAGAGGGGATCC CTTGCCTGGGAGCAGTGGACCTCATTCCCATTTACACTCTATCTCGTGTACAAGTGGACAAGTGTGGAGCTGTGGCCTAA